A stretch of Ranitomeya variabilis isolate aRanVar5 chromosome 3, aRanVar5.hap1, whole genome shotgun sequence DNA encodes these proteins:
- the BYSL gene encoding bystin isoform X2, with the protein MPKQRSSRGSGPRHAALADQILQEGSVRPPTRVKRRGQGAEKAQDDDYVDEKLSRRILEQARIQQEELEAEHGAGTLPPRERMTVLEYKSKGNDSDSEDEEWPSLEKAARVEKGGYSEDVEVNPEDEAAIEMFMNKNPPLRRTLADIIMEKITEKQTEVLSTYRSGKLPKAFKIVPALANWEQILYITEPESWTAAAMYQATRIFSSNLTERMAQRFYNLVLLPRVRDDIAEYKRLNFHLYMALKKALFKPGAWFKGILIPLCESGTCTLREAVIIGSILTKCSIPVLHSSAAMLKIAELTYNGANSIFLRLLIDKKYALPFRVLDALVFHFLAFRSDRRELPVLWHQSFLVLCQRYKEDMSSEQKEALLELLRIHSHPQISNEIRRELVNSKSRDVESATPVGMD; encoded by the exons ATGCCGAAACAGCGCAGCTCCCGGGGCTCGGGTCCTCGTCATGCGGCTCTGGCCGATCAGATCCTGCAGGAAGGATCAGTCAGACCCCCCACCAGGGTAAAGCGGCGGGGGCAAGGGGCTGAGAAGGCGCAAGACGATGACTACGTGGACGAGAAATTGTCGCGAAGGATCCTGGAGCAGGCCCGGATTCAGCAGGAGGAGCTGGAGGCTGAGCACGGGGCCGGCACCCTGCCCCCCAGAGAGAGGATGACGGTGCTGG AATATAAGAGCAAAGGCAATGACTCTGATTCTGAGGACGAAGAGTGGCCGAGCCTGGAGAAGGCTGCTCGTGTGGAGAAAGGGGGCTACAGTGAGGACGTGGAGGTGAATCCTGAGGATGAGGCGGCCATTGAGATGTTCATGAACAAAAATCCACCGCTAAG GCGAACACTTGCTGACATAATCATGGAAAAAATCACAGAGAAGCAAACAGAG GTGTTATCCACATACCGTAGTGGTAAGCTACCCAAAGCCTTCAAGATTGTGCCAGCTTTGGCAAACTGGGAGCAGATCCTGTACATTACTGAACCTGAATCCTGGACTGCTGCAGCCATGTACCAGGCTACGCG AATCTTTTCGTCTAACCTGACTGAACGTATGGCGCAGCGTTTTTACAACTTGGTTCTGCTCCCGCGGGTGCGAGATGACATTGCGGAATACAAGCGTCTTAACTTCCATCTTTATATGGCTCTCAAAAAGGCACTTTTCAAGCCAGGTGCTTGGTTCAAAG GAATCCTCATACCTCTTTGTGAATCTGGAACTTGTACCCTGAGAGAAGCTGTGATTATTGGAAGTATCCTGACTAAATGCTCTATTCCTGTTCTTCACTCAAG TGCTGCTATGCTGAAGATTGCAGAACTGACATATAATGGAGCAAACAGTATCTTCCTTCGGCTTCTGATAGATAAGAAGTATGCTCTTCCTTTCCGGGTTTTGGACGCTCTTGTCTTCCACTTCTTGGCGTTTCGCTCGGATCGTAGAGAACTCCCAGTACTTTGGCATCAAAGTTTTCTTGTGCTCTGCCAGCGATACAAGGAAGATATGTCCTCGGAGCAGAAAGAGGCCTTACTGGAACTACTGCGTATTCACAGCCACCCACAGATCTCCAATGAAATCCGCAGAGAGTTGGTCAATTCTAAGTCTAGAGATGTGGAGAGTGCCACACCTGTGGGCATGGACTGA
- the BYSL gene encoding bystin isoform X1, whose translation MPKQRSSRGSGPRHAALADQILQEGSVRPPTRVKRRGQGAEKAQDDDYVDEKLSRRILEQARIQQEELEAEHGAGTLPPRERMTVLEYKSKGNDSDSEDEEWPSLEKAARVEKGGYSEDVEVNPEDEAAIEMFMNKNPPLRRTLADIIMEKITEKQTEVESAMSEVSGRPMAQLDPRVLEVYKGVKEVLSTYRSGKLPKAFKIVPALANWEQILYITEPESWTAAAMYQATRIFSSNLTERMAQRFYNLVLLPRVRDDIAEYKRLNFHLYMALKKALFKPGAWFKGILIPLCESGTCTLREAVIIGSILTKCSIPVLHSSAAMLKIAELTYNGANSIFLRLLIDKKYALPFRVLDALVFHFLAFRSDRRELPVLWHQSFLVLCQRYKEDMSSEQKEALLELLRIHSHPQISNEIRRELVNSKSRDVESATPVGMD comes from the exons ATGCCGAAACAGCGCAGCTCCCGGGGCTCGGGTCCTCGTCATGCGGCTCTGGCCGATCAGATCCTGCAGGAAGGATCAGTCAGACCCCCCACCAGGGTAAAGCGGCGGGGGCAAGGGGCTGAGAAGGCGCAAGACGATGACTACGTGGACGAGAAATTGTCGCGAAGGATCCTGGAGCAGGCCCGGATTCAGCAGGAGGAGCTGGAGGCTGAGCACGGGGCCGGCACCCTGCCCCCCAGAGAGAGGATGACGGTGCTGG AATATAAGAGCAAAGGCAATGACTCTGATTCTGAGGACGAAGAGTGGCCGAGCCTGGAGAAGGCTGCTCGTGTGGAGAAAGGGGGCTACAGTGAGGACGTGGAGGTGAATCCTGAGGATGAGGCGGCCATTGAGATGTTCATGAACAAAAATCCACCGCTAAG GCGAACACTTGCTGACATAATCATGGAAAAAATCACAGAGAAGCAAACAGAGGTAGAGTCGGCGATGTCGGAGGTTTCTGGAAGACCAATGGCTCAACTTGACCCCAGAGTGTTAGAAGTATACAAAGGCGTTAAAGAA GTGTTATCCACATACCGTAGTGGTAAGCTACCCAAAGCCTTCAAGATTGTGCCAGCTTTGGCAAACTGGGAGCAGATCCTGTACATTACTGAACCTGAATCCTGGACTGCTGCAGCCATGTACCAGGCTACGCG AATCTTTTCGTCTAACCTGACTGAACGTATGGCGCAGCGTTTTTACAACTTGGTTCTGCTCCCGCGGGTGCGAGATGACATTGCGGAATACAAGCGTCTTAACTTCCATCTTTATATGGCTCTCAAAAAGGCACTTTTCAAGCCAGGTGCTTGGTTCAAAG GAATCCTCATACCTCTTTGTGAATCTGGAACTTGTACCCTGAGAGAAGCTGTGATTATTGGAAGTATCCTGACTAAATGCTCTATTCCTGTTCTTCACTCAAG TGCTGCTATGCTGAAGATTGCAGAACTGACATATAATGGAGCAAACAGTATCTTCCTTCGGCTTCTGATAGATAAGAAGTATGCTCTTCCTTTCCGGGTTTTGGACGCTCTTGTCTTCCACTTCTTGGCGTTTCGCTCGGATCGTAGAGAACTCCCAGTACTTTGGCATCAAAGTTTTCTTGTGCTCTGCCAGCGATACAAGGAAGATATGTCCTCGGAGCAGAAAGAGGCCTTACTGGAACTACTGCGTATTCACAGCCACCCACAGATCTCCAATGAAATCCGCAGAGAGTTGGTCAATTCTAAGTCTAGAGATGTGGAGAGTGCCACACCTGTGGGCATGGACTGA